CCGGGATCCGGCAGTTCGTGGACATCGGCACCGGACTGCCGGCCGAGGGCAGCGTGCACGAGGTGGCGCACGAGATGGACCCCGGCGTCCGGGTCGCGTACGTGGACAACGACCCGGTGGTGCTCGCACACTCCCGGGCCCTGCTGTCGGGCACCGCGGCCAGCACCGTGACCGTGCAGGGGGACCTGCGGCGGCCCGAGGAGATCCTGGCCCACCCGGAGCTGCGGTCGCTGATCGACCCCGCCGAGCCGGTCGCGATCCTGCTCGTGGCCGTGCTGCACTTCCTCACCGACGACGACAAGCCGGCCGAGCTGGTGGCCCGGCTCCGGGAGTCCGTCGCCCCCGGAAGCCACCTCGTGCTGTCCCACGTCACCGACGAGGAGCGGTCCGGCGACGCGCACGACGGGGCGGCCGTCTACCGGCAGGCCAGCAGCGGCGTCACCCTGCGCAGCCGCGAGCAGATCCTCGAGCTGTTCGACGGCTTCCGCCTCGTCGAGCCGGGCCTGGTCCCGCTGGACGAC
The DNA window shown above is from Microbispora sp. ZYX-F-249 and carries:
- a CDS encoding SAM-dependent methyltransferase, encoding MADDAPPPPGIDSRVPNPARMYNYFLGGKDNFAADREAAEQVLRVAPEARALARRNRAFMRRAVRHLVAEAGIRQFVDIGTGLPAEGSVHEVAHEMDPGVRVAYVDNDPVVLAHSRALLSGTAASTVTVQGDLRRPEEILAHPELRSLIDPAEPVAILLVAVLHFLTDDDKPAELVARLRESVAPGSHLVLSHVTDEERSGDAHDGAAVYRQASSGVTLRSREQILELFDGFRLVEPGLVPLDDWRPDDENLLARQARRHLPTWFLCGVGHAH